The following is a genomic window from Takifugu rubripes chromosome 13, fTakRub1.2, whole genome shotgun sequence.
ATGACATATGACACCCCTTGATTTCTTTTTGCGGATAGTCTCAAGTAACATGgtttatttattaataaatcacttttgttgTTTAATAGAACCCCCAAATCTCAgtgcttcatttaaaatgcCTATTGTTCTCAGATTCTGAATTCTTTcctattttctgtcttttatatgttctttttttttttttacattttagacCCAATACACTTTTAAAAAAGTATTCGGTATCAACACCAGTCAAAGGGAGCTGTTTGAGGACGTTGCCAAGCCGCTGGTAGAAGACCTTATTCAGTGTAAGAATGGTAAGTCAATGAATCTTATACTTCTAAAGTGGAAAGTGGGCCAAATCCATTAATGATGACTAAATTGGTCGTGCACTTGCATGAGTTTAGGACTAAAATAcactttgaaaatgtaaaattcatCTGCAGGAATGTACTGATGTGATTGTGATGGTCTACGTTGACAGGTCTGTTGTTTACGTATGGTGTTACTGGAAGTGGTAAGACCTTCACCATGACCggctcacctggagaaggtgggCTCCTTCCACGTTCCCTTGACATGATCTTCAACAGCATCGGCCCCTTTCAGGCCAAAAGATTTGTAAGTCTGATATTCTGTGAAGTAGGTGGGGGGAAATTTTTATGTGGAAACTATATGAAGTTGGAAATATTTTGAATCAGGTGTTTAAACCAGACGACAAAAATGGGATGGAGATTCAGGGTCAAGTTGATGCTCTGCTGGAGCGACAGAAGCGCGACAGCCAGCAGTCGGTGCCCAAAACACCATCCTCTCGGTAACGGAGGCATTTTGTTCTCTGTTCTCTTCGTAGAGTTTGAAGAAATTTAATCTAAATCATATTCAGATTGCTTTTTAAAACTAACCTGTCATCTGTTTTCACAGGCAAAAGGCTGATCCAGAGTTTGCAGATATGATACATtcagaggaagcatgtaaatgCGATATCATGGACGAGGACTGCTGTtacagtgtttttgtttcctaCATCGAGGTTTACAACAACTACATATATGATCTACTTGAAGATGTTCAATTCGACCCAATCAGACCGAAGTAAGAGACGAATCCAAATCAGGTTTTGCTTTTTGAAACAAGATCCTTTTGTCGGTACAAAGCTCTCTTGACTGGTACACTAAACTAATATTCAAAAGTTGTGCCATCACAGTTGTCAACAGTTTGGCCTTTTGTTCAGTACGCGTTACAATTTGAGACACAACTTATTTGGATCTGTAGCATTTCAATGTTGAAGAGATGCACTTTTAAAAATCCTGTTTTCATCAGGTGGGTGGCTGGAGGCACGCCTGTGCGGAACAATGAGTTCATGTATGTGGCCGTGAAAGAACATTAATCAGTTCTTTTATCTATAGGTTTAACTTTGTTGTAGTTGACGTACGCCTCATAATTGCATTTCCATCCCTTTTAATCCAAAGCCCTTTAAAATCGTATTTGTAGCGtacttgttgttgtttgttgttttccccTCTCATGTGGCTGTGATCTTGAAGGTTTGGCTCCCTGCTCTTGCTGTTGGTGACCCATAATGACCCTGAAAGGCTTGAGCTTGTCTGCAAACCTCTGCATGTGTTGTCTGTACCCCTGAATGCCATTGTTTAGAATCTAGCAACTTATTTTTTCTACTTTAAAATGACACAGTGTATTTCTGTTTTCTCATTGTTTTCATCTGTTATTTCAGACCCCCTCAATCCAAGATCTTACGTGAAGACCAGAATCATAACATGTACGTGGCTGGCTGCACAGAGGTCGAGGTCAAATCTACAGAGGAGGCATTTGAGGTCTTTTGGAAGGGTTAGTCTGCACAGTGTTTTAATGCATATAGGTCTATTAGTTACTAAGTTAGATAtaatatgatttattttttttcttctgcattgACAATTCTCCATCTGTAGGTCAAAAGAAACGAAGAATAGCGAACACTCAACTCAACCGTGAGTCCAGTCGCTCCCACAGCGTGTTCACGGTGAAGCTGGCCCAGGCGCCGCTCGATGCCGATGGGGATCACATTCTACAGGTGAGGTTTTGTATTTTTAGCCGAGTGGCTCATGTGCTAAATTCCAGTTGGATCTGCTTGGCCACATTGGTCTTCACTTCTTTCCAAATCAAATCTTGCTCGGGTCAGAAAGGATTCCAGCCTGTTTAAGTCAAATCATGTGTTGTTAAAATTCAGGACAAAAACCAAGTGAATGTGAGCCAGCTGTGTCTGGTGGATCTGGCAGGCAGTGAGCGCACCAACAGAACCAGAGCACAGGGAAGTCGCCTTCGGGAAGCAGGTCAGTTCAGATTGCAGTATTTCCGTCTTTAAACCACAGAAACTTTTTCCATCACATTTGCAGGCATTTAATAATGTTTTGGCTCATGTACAGGTAACATCAACCAATCCCTGATGACTCTGCGTACCTGTATTGAAGTCCTGCGTGAAAACCAGATGTGTGGAACCAGTAAGGTTGGTACCTCATTTTTTGCTCTGGTTTATAtcgttttattattttataggTTCAGTTACAAGTCAGAACAGCTCCACTCATCTTTTGTTATCTTCCAGATGGTGCCGTACAGGGACTCCAAAGTAACGCACCTCTTCAAAAACTACTTTGATGGAGAAGGAAAAGTGAGGATGGTTGTGTGTGTTAACCCAAAGGCTGATGACTATGAGGAAACTATGGTACGACATGAGCATATAGGTTTGTTCTTGAGTTTCTACATTGTGCTTGAAGGAAATCTAATGGTGCTGAATTTTGTTTGTTGCAGCTGGTGATGCGTTTTGCTGAGATGACCCAGGAGGTGGAAGTGGCGCGGCCTGTTGACCGGCCTATCTGTGGCCTCGCTGCTGGACGCAGACACAGAAACCAGGCCTTCAGAGATGAGCTGACATATCGCTTGGAAGAGCGAGGAGGTCCCATTAATGCTGGTAAATGGCTGAATAAATGAAATTTTATGTTACTGCAGAACACCACTGTGACGTCAAACATGTATTCATTCATATTGTCTTCAGCTCTGTCCACTTCTTGTTTTATTGGAACAGATGATCCTATCGTATTGGGCCAGGTCATAGAAAGCCTTCCAGCTCTTCCTTCCTGTGAACTAATGGATCCTGCTGATGATCAGACATTGCCTCGTCTGATTGAGGCTTTGGAAAAGAGGCACTGTGTCCGTCAGATAATGTCAGAGCGGTTAAACAAAACGGGTATGCAGCCATCTTTAATCTGCTGTTAAATGTTCACTGTTGCTTTGAGTAAATGTAGTTATTTCACATTTGTGTTACTGAAACATCCTGTCCACTGTGAACATCAGATCTGCCCTCCATTTTCTCCTACAGCCAATACGCTGAGATCCATACTCCAGCAGCTTGATGGTCAGCTCGATGCAAAGGAAACCTTCCTTCATGATCAACGAAGCAAActgggagagaaggaaaaaaccaTCAGCAGCCAGAAATTGGAGATAGAACGATTAGAGAAAAAGTCGAAAACCTTAGAATACAAGGTGCTGCTGCATTTTCCCGTTGGTGCTCTCTGCGTGCAGCGTTGCAAAGTAAGAACAGTATCTTTTACTCTGCTGTCTGCCTGCTTAGGTTGATATCCTACAGAAGACAACAGAAATGTACGAGCAGGACAAACGCTCActtcagcaggagctggagactCGGGAGCAAAGGCTGCAGAAAGAGCTGACGGACAGGAGGCGCATAGAGCATCGCATGCAGGGCATGGTGACTGATGCAAATGTCAAGTGGGAGAAAGAGTGTGTAAGTGAACTCAAGCTGGGCGACTTAGTTTTTGAGGGTATTTCTGATATCTaaccaaaagaaaataatgtgttttattaatGTTCACCTGTTTACCTGTTTATCAGGTGAGACGAGTAAACGCCAAGCAGATGGAACTGCAGAACAAGCTGTGGATGAAAGATGAAaagctgaagcagctgaaggCCATTgtaacagagagcagcagcagcagcagagttggTGGATGCCCGACTGAGCGTCCAGAGAAGCCCGAGAGGCCCTCAAGAGACAGAGATCACAACATCAACCAGAAGAGGTCTGCCTCACCACCGCCGCTGCCTGTAAGTCCTTCAACAATTCCTACATGTACCTCAGTGTTCTGTTCTTTGATCTATCGGGgagcattctgggaaatgtttGCATGCCGCTAATTGTCATCCTGATTGTTGTATGATTTCAATGCTTAATATTCACAGTCGCTATTTGTAATAATCCtgatgtgtatatgtgtgtttaaCTGGTGCCCCTAACACCCATGATGCCTCGGCCACATTCCTTTGTCACCTTTTAGGACATGAGCCAAACTTCATCTCGCAAATATCCAGTCAGATTTAGGGCAGTTCAGGACCCTAAACCCCCCACCTATCCGTCAGTAGCCTCCTGCATCTCTGATTGGGAGCACAAGTTCTCAGTAGAAACAAGCGGCCATCCTCCCCAGTACGGAGACTCGGGTCCTTCCCAAGGCACCAGCAGTGTGGGTCGCAGGAGAGGCCAGCGTTGGGCCCCAGACACTGAGGTCCCCACTACATCTGTTGTCTGTGGTCTAAACCTTGAAGCAGACAAAAGGGTTAGTGTTGGTGTATGTTAGTCGTCCCTAAACGTGTCCTTATCTTTTGCCTTATCTGGGCAGGAGCTGCAAAATGTAAGTTTATTTAGCAATATCCTAATATCCTTACTGAGATTGTACTGTAGGTGATGCTTGTAGTTCTTTAGTTCAGCCCTCCTGCTGTGGCTATACCAGCCCAGAGTTCTTTCTCTTGCTTGTGTTAAACTGCTCTATAGATTTAGATTTAATTTTCTCTTGAATGCgtcaacacaacagaagtgacaGAAGTCTCCAACACCCAAGTGTGTTGCCATAGTGTGTAGTAGTGACGGCACAAATGCATGACATTCCAAAAAGGCTGAGCTAAATGGATTAGGAAAGTATAACAAATACATGGCGATCGTTTGTTTAGTATAAGAAATATGGTGACACAACACTGTCGTGTCCCACTTTTATCTTACACCTACGGTCTTTTCAGGAAGGGCTGACCCTTCCCGACTCAACTCCAATAATTGATGAGCAGAGATTGAATATTTGATGATGACAAATGACCTGCAGCCCTCTGACTGTGGACCAGATGTACACACTGGGGCCAGGCCACAAAATTATTATTTGCAGACCGTGAAGACTTTTGGCTTCTTATAAAATGCTGACAGATGGAACCGTTTTTATCTTTGGGTTGTGGTTTGCATCAATCTTTTGATTTCAGTTGTTCCTCTGTAGTTTTAACAAACCCTACACTTTGAAATGGAGGCCAACGTCCCAGTATGAAATGTAATTCGATCAGTTGATTACTTCCATGCCGCGTTTACTTGTTCCGGCGAGTTTGGATCAAAACAAACTAATCTAGTAATAATCTCATGTCTAATGATCTAACGGTGATCTATCGGCTGTCACTTGAAATCGGTCTGTTGTGTTTAGAGCACATTTTCTCGTTAATTTACGAAACCACATCTGTTTCCTCTTCGCATGATCTTTTGATTGCAAAACATTAGCACGCTACTTCTAACCAGATTTGCATGTTGACTCTTTTTCACTCTGGACTTATCAGTCACTGGTGTGTTTTTAGTTACTGTACTTTATTAAAAATCTATGTATGGTCAGAGCATAATTTCTGTTTAATGGGACATGCTCCAGTATGTCTGTCTCGGTCCTTCAGGGctacatttattttctgtcattCCTCTGGGGCTTAAAATTCAGGACCATTGAAACTGTTCTCAAATGATTCCTGTTGCAATTGCTTGTGAATAACGTCCTGATTTTTTCTTCTCTCACAATGGGATCACCAGACAGCTCTTCCGGTCCACCCATTGCACAGGCGTTCGCACTCTGCGGGTGGGGAAAAATGGGTAGACCACAAACCACCTTGTAATTTGGACCTAGACACTGTCTTGCAGCCAATCATACCAAATGCAATCAAGGTGTCGACCCCCAGTGAGAAAGCTCTGTCTAAATGCCAAAAGTATGTGCTTAGACATCAAGAGCTTGCCTCTGACGGGGAGATCGAGACCAAATTGATCAAGGTAAAATTGTTGAAGTCACATCTGATTGTCTTACATCATCTTCTCTTAATCACCTTAATTAACTTCACCAGTGATTAATGGTTATTGGCACcttttgtgggggttttttggCCCTTCTTTTGCAGTTAAGAtatttgtttgattgtttttgacATAATTTTTTCACAGGGCAATGTTTTtaagaccagaggtggaggacaggcTGTGCAGTTTGTTGACATCGAGACCCtaaaacaagagtgtccaacaGCACCCAGGTGAAGCCTTTGTTTAAACTAAAAGATGCCCCCATAAGGTTGGGTCATTTACGCTTGTGAATATGAATGAAACTTTTAATGACATCTTCTGGTATCTGGCTAAAGTATTTTTCAGTTTAAGAAACTGAACCATTTTGAACAGGGGGAATAAAACTATAATGAAAGGTGGATGTGATGCAGATGTGACTCACTCCTTCCTGCATCTCTCTGGTCATTTTGAAAAAGACCACTTTGCTTCAGTGCTCTGGAGGTTCCTGTGCTGTATTCATACGCTTACCTAATCTGAAATTAGGGATTAAACCACATCTGCAAAACTCTAAaaatatagttttatattttagccGCAAGAGACGATCAGGGTCCAATGATGGACCGGACCAAATGGAGGACTTGGAAAACAAGGTAAGACATGTTCATAGTAATAGATTACAATAAGCAGAACTACTTttggcatgtttttttttattttatttttttttaaattaatactTCATATTATGTCAAAACTTTCCCCAATAGGCTCCTTTACCAGGCCAAAGCACAAGCCACGTGTATCAAAAGTAAGTAAATATGATACAGCTCAAGCTGTAGATCCCAATGCTCTAATGTGAGATACaaactttgttttcttctttcagacGCAGGAAGCCTTAAGGTCTGCAGATACGAAGGGCCGGCCTGACAGCGGTGGAGGGACACAAATGTTAAACTATGCATCTTTAAGACATCCTgcatttttgtatttgttttttatgaCAAATTATTTTTGCACTCAgtaatcaggattttttttgtctgtagAAAGTTTTCACTTGTAACTCTGTTGGATGATTGCTGAAATTATTACTCCTTGAAGACATGGATATATTAAATAGTATAATTGCACTGTGTTTATATTTAGTTCTTTTTACTTATGAGTACCCGAAGTTTAGAGCTGCAGTGTGTGgaactttaaatgtaaatatgaaacTTCTGCATATCTTTCTTTTGTCAGTCTCTGACTAACTGTAAATAATTATTCTTacatttcttttgattttttttttttacctctgatGGACAGATCTCCCTGGGGTGTGTAGTACACCACTATTTTGGTGGTATTAAATCAATTAGCAGAAAAAAAGGTCTAAATGACTTGGTTATTGATAACATGAAATGACATGTAAGTGACCTGAGTTCAAAAAAGCACACAAGCACCTTTGCCTGTGCTTTTTGAAATAAACATTGTTAGTATAGTTTCAAAAGCTGTCGGCCCCTGGGGCATGACAAATGGACAGAAGTAAAAGGGAAAACCTATGCAGAAGAAACAATTGCAGCATGTAGTTTAACTGTGAAGAGAGGCTTTCACAACTATATAAAAACTAAATCCAAACTGCTGCATATGACAATGCAGAAGAGTTTCATAGGGTAGCTTGGCAAGAGATGACATCTATTGATGTTCTCTGATGGTATTAAATGTATTGGCATAACTAAACATGatgattgacattttaaattCTATGGTACGTTTCTATCCTGCGAGGCATAAACTTGGATACACGTTAATGGATATTTGACCTTTGTTTTGACAAACACATCGTGACAAAGGGTAACAATGGAAAATCAAGAACTTGAGGCTGTGCTTGTATTTGGATTAAACAAGGCCACGCAGAGGTGAATATATTTTAACGTTAATACTTTTCTATGATATGACAGCAGGACATTAATCAATTTGAAAGTTATCACTAAGTGGATTAACGTTGTAAAAACTAGACCGAACCATTCTGGAAACCCCCCTACGGCATCCGAAATGGATCAGTCCCAATCGTCTCCACGCGCACCTGTGATAGTAAAATCAATTAACttaatctttgtttttgtttaattatGATTTAAAGACAGTGAGCGACAATTTCGCCAACGAAAGGTAAGCGTTTTAATGGGAAGTTAATCGCTTTAACTGACACAGTTGCGATCGCGATAAAAAACATCTTCTAATTCCAAGTGTTGTGAACTCATTTGCTAACGTCGCGCTTTGTGAAGCCGAAACATCAACATTTTGCAGTGTTTACATGTAAATAATATGATACTTTCAGGTGAGCACCTTTGTTGAGGCGAAAATCCGGAAAGTTGGAGACAAATGAACACGAAGCAAaacagaaatgcaaataaatggaAGATTAAAAAGCTACTGGTTTACCTTCATGTTTAGTAATTGATTTGTCTCGTGTGTATTTTTTTATGCAATAGCCACGACTTTTATTTAGTTAGAGTTGCTAAACTGTGCCAGGCCTGGTTTATACATTCCTCACCCACTGAGTCGAATGACCTGCTGGACTGTTGCTGCGATTGCGCAACATTTCCCAAATCTCTGTTAATTTTGACCAGATTTCTTGTGAAACTTGATTCTAGTTGCTGTGTGGTTTTGACTTGGTCCCAGCACTGTGTGAAATCCTTTGAAAACTGATTTCTAACTAAGGAGGctcacatttttttaattcctgGAAGACAGGTGGTGATATCAAAAGCATTGTGGACTATTTCAGACATTTATAATAACGCAAGATGAGAAACGAGGCCGTCCTCATATAAACCAATTAATGAGACGATTCAATTCTTTGGAAGCACAAATGTGACTATACCCACCACTATTCAACCAATCACATAGCGACAATTGCATGCTGTTAAGCATGTGGACGTTGTCACGACAAATTGTTACAGTTCCAATGGATGTTCAATATGGAGAAGAAAGGTGATGTATATTCCTTTGAACGTGGGGCAGTTGTTAGTGTAATGGTATTTATGACCACAGTGGATCATCATCTGATGGCTACAGCCACTAGGACAATTCACCATGGCCCAAATCTCATATCATCTGGGTTCTGGAACATGCAATGAGTTACTGTACTCCAGAGGCCTCCATAGTCACCACATCTCATCCCTATAGAGCATCTTTGGGAGATGCACATCTTGGAGGTGCAGccaacaaatctgcagcaaatcTGCGACATGTGCTTCAATGGCCAAAGCAAATTCATCGTGAGTGTGAGCTCACTTTTGAACCATTGTGGTTTGTACTTTCGGTCTTTTTTTCACAGAAACAATTGGGACGGTACAAACAAAGAATGAATTCAAAGGAAGAATGACACAAACGTGTCCAAGGATCTTTCCCTTTGTTCAGATGAAGGTCTATAGAGGAAGCCAGTGTTTAGTGTTAGTTCTCattatgtgtttattttaaaaaaggctgtttttcatCACTGAAATTATTGGGATAATATTAAAATAGTTAGACTTAAGCATCAAATTTCTGTCTCAACCTGTCCATTCATTTCCACCTTTGTGGTTCCTTTAGTCAACAATGGAAACTGTTTGTGTGAGATTGCTCAGAGTAAACAAGATTGCTTGGAAAATATATTGGctttgctgctttttctttttttttcccttcactttATTTCCAAGGTCTGTCTGGGCCTATTGTGTGGATATCCACAAAGTTGtggaaataatttaataattcagacaatgctgctgctctcaggggAGATTGTGATTAGCTGTAGGGATCTTGTATTAAATAAGTGAGAAGAATGGTGAGTTGGCTGTGAATTTATTGTTTAGGAACATTATATAACAAGAACATGATGGTAAACGATTCATCAAATCCGCTTTGGTGTTGTAGACTGAGTTATGTCCCTTTAAAACCAGGGTTAGTCGATTTTTATTGTCTATAATAGAGCTTCAAATGGAACGAACACAGTTTGACTACATCCAGTGACTGCAACAAAATAATGGCTGCTTCTGTGTGAGGTTCTGTGAAATACTGTCATTTCTCAGACTTATTTGTGGTTGTTTACTGTTGTGACAGTAAATAAGACTTTATGGCCTGTGAATGGTCCCGTGATATATTGTTTCTGGAGTCTAAAAGTTAGATGCTGGGCTTGTGTGCTCCCTAAAGCTGTAACATCCTCCATGAGCCAGCACCACTGTTTACTCACGCAGTCTGTGTGTCCTGCTAAAAGCTTCTCACACCccataatacacacacacactaaacacaaGTGTGTGTACACAGTTTAAGCACACACATTAATAACAGCTGTACTGCCATTCTTTGTCGAGTGCTTTTACAGACTAACGTTGACCTTGGTGTTTAATCTTCCTGCACAAATAGCCGTTGCTTGATGTGCAAGCAATTCTTTTGTCACTCTCAACCAACTGCCACGTTGTTTTGGGAGGAAAGACAGAGCCGagtgtgtttattgttgttgtcctATTGTTGTTTACGGACCCTGGCATTCTAAAATATCCTTGACCTTGGTTTAACATGTAATAAAAGATAAATGCATGTTACAACATCAtgcttattttaaatgtctatcggttcctccccctcctcccccatccaTCTGTTGCCTACATTACCAACTTCTACCAGAAGGTGTCGCTGCAGCTCGTTCTTTCTTTCGCTTCCTGTTTCATTCTTCTCCAACTGTTGACTCTCTTTCCAATAAGAAACAGATGGGAGACTTTTGCTGCAGGCAACAGCCAAATGGAACAAATTCTCATTACAGTGCCTGCGTGCTCTGTATTTCTCCCCACCTCCGACCCGTGCACCATTTTGCCATCTTATGTGTTCACTGCTTTAATCTAATGAAGATGTGTCATTTTAATAGGCCTGTCTAATTATTATGGTCGGACATTAAGATGTGAAATAATCAAGATACACGCCCAGTAAACAGTTTTTAATGTGATAAAATAGACTTATTCTGCCAGTATAATTATACTGATGATGACATAACTACAGGAGTACTATAATATTTAATATATGCTTTAGCTGCGCGATGCCGGTCTTAGTCTTTGCATGTGTTTTACGTTTGGTTCAGCTCTATTCTAATGAAGTGTAACAGTAGAGGCTTTGCTTTGTTGCACACTCCTTTCACTTTCCAATATCCTCGTTGTGTTTATACCCCAAATCCCACCTCTCCCTCTTACTCTCTTTCACGGACAAATCCCCAGCTCAGCCGAGGCTCCCAGGTCTGGAAGGCTAGCACTTTGAATGGAATATAAATGGCATCATTATGTAATATT
Proteins encoded in this region:
- the LOC101077499 gene encoding kinesin-like protein KIF23 isoform X4, which produces MQRPIKGKTPRRPANKRANNVEKDPVGVYCRIRPLGAEDEECCVEMISSSTIQLHAPDGLKANRNGEYKETQYTFKKVFGINTSQRELFEDVAKPLVEDLIQCKNGLLFTYGVTGSGKTFTMTGSPGEGGLLPRSLDMIFNSIGPFQAKRFVFKPDDKNGMEIQGQVDALLERQKRDSQQSVPKTPSSRQKADPEFADMIHSEEACKCDIMDEDCCYSVFVSYIEVYNNYIYDLLEDVQFDPIRPKPPQSKILREDQNHNMYVAGCTEVEVKSTEEAFEVFWKGQKKRRIANTQLNRESSRSHSVFTVKLAQAPLDADGDHILQDKNQVNVSQLCLVDLAGSERTNRTRAQGSRLREAGNINQSLMTLRTCIEVLRENQMCGTSKMVPYRDSKVTHLFKNYFDGEGKVRMVVCVNPKADDYEETMLVMRFAEMTQEVEVARPVDRPICGLAAGRRHRNQAFRDELTYRLEERGGPINADDPIVLGQVIESLPALPSCELMDPADDQTLPRLIEALEKRHCVRQIMSERLNKTANTLRSILQQLDGQLDAKETFLHDQRSKLGEKEKTISSQKLEIERLEKKSKTLEYKVDILQKTTEMYEQDKRSLQQELETREQRLQKELTDRRRIEHRMQGMVTDANVKWEKECVRRVNAKQMELQNKLWMKDEKLKQLKAIVTESSSSSRVGGCPTERPEKPERPSRDRDHNINQKRSASPPPLPTALPVHPLHRRSHSAGGEKWVDHKPPCNLDLDTVLQPIIPNAIKVSTPSEKALSKCQKYVLRHQELASDGEIETKLIKGNVFKTRGGGQAVQFVDIETLKQECPTAPSRKRRSGSNDGPDQMEDLENKAPLPGQSTSHVYQKRRKP